The Bacteroidota bacterium genome includes the window CGATTAAATTTAATTACATCCTTAAAAATGAACTTTACAAAAGAAAAAATTGACGAATTGAACACAGTAGTAAAAGTTAAGCTTGGCCCGGAAGATTATCAAGAGCGTGTTGATAAAGTATTAAAAGACTATCAACGTAAAGCAAGTGTACCCGGCTTTCGCCCAGGCAAAGTTCCATCTGGAATGATCAAAAAAATGTATCGCAAATCAATATTGGTTGACGAAATAAATAAGTTATTGAATGATTCGTTGAATGGATATATCACTGAAAATAAATTGGAAGTATTAGGAAACCCACTTCCTAAAAGAGACGACGCTCAAGATATTGATTGGGACAATCAAAGTGATTTCGAATTTAGCTACGATATCGGACTCGCTCCTCAATTTGAAGTGGAACTTTCTGCAAAAGACAAATTTGATTTACTAAAGGTTAAAATTGACGAAGCTACTATTACACAATACTCAACGGATATGGCAAAGCGTTACGGTAAGGTTGTAAACGCAGAGCTTTCTCAAGATAATGATTTACTTTTTGGCGATTTTGCAGAACTTGATGATTCTGGAAATCCCGTTGAAAATGGCATCACAAAATCCAGTACCCTTGCAGTGGATACAATAAAAAATGAGAATTTGAAAAATCAATTTATTGGTCTTTCAAAAGGGAATAAGGTAATTATTAATCCTACTGACTTATCCGAAAACACTACTGATTTGTCTGCTATGCTCGGAATTACAAAGGATCAGGCTGCCGCATTACAGAATAAATTTAGTTTCACTCTTACCAACATCAGCCGAATTTCACCCGCTGAATTGAACGAAGAATTTTTCGGCAAAGTTTACGGTCCTGAAGTAAAAACTGAAGAACAATTCCGAACAAAAATAAGCGAAGAATTGTCTCAAATGTATGCTGCTGATAGTGATCGAAAATTGAAAAATGATATTGTACTTCAATTAATTGAAAAATTGAAATTGGAATTGCCGGATGAATTTTTGAAACGCTGGCTAATGGCTGTTAACGATAAGCCAATTTCATATGAACAAGTAAATACTGAGTATAATTCTTATTCGAATGGATTACGCTGGCAACTCATCGAAAATAAAATTCTGAAAGACAATGATATCAGAGTTAGCAATGACGAAATAAAAGACTATGTTCGTGGATTAGTCACTGAGCAATTTACGCGTTACAATCAAATGGAAATGAACGCCGAAGACTTGGAAAATACAGTTAACAGGGTTCTCTCTAATCAGGAGGAGGCTAAAAAATTGTACGAACGCCTTTATGATATCAAATTGATGGATTTATTTAAAAGTAAATTTACACTGACTACCAAAGAAGTTTCAGTTGAAGAATTATATAAAGCTTAGTTTTAACATTTAAATCTAAAACATATGTTCGATAAAAAAGAATTTGAAAAATTTGCTGTAAAGCATCAAGGAATAAGCAGTGCATCATTGCATAGCTATACTTCAATATATAACGATTATATTTCACCTACCATTATTGAAGAACGTCAACTTAACGTTGCATCAATGGATGTTTTTTCAAGGTTAATGATGGATCGAATAATTTTTCTTGGAACAGGAATCAATGACTATGTTTCAAACATTATTCAAGCACAGTTACTTTTTTTATCATCAGTGGATGCTAAGAAAGATATTCAAATTTATTTAAATTCTCCAGGAGGTTCAGTATATGCCGGCCTTGGAATTTATGATACAATGCAGTTTATTGAACCTGATGTAGCAACAATTTGTACAGGTATGGCTGCATCAATGGGAGCTGTATTGATGTGTGCAGGAGCTAAAGGTAAACGTTCAGCTTTAAAACATGCGCGCATAATGATTCATCAACCCATGGGAGGAGCTCAAGGCCAAGCATCGGATATTGAAATTACTGCCCGCGAAATACAAAAATTGAAAAAGGAATTGTATGATATTATTGCTGAACACAGTGGTAAAGACTACGAGACTGTTTGGAAGGACAGCGACCGCGATTATTGGATGACCGCTGAAGAAGCCCGCGAATATGGAATGGTGGATGAAGTGTTAGTTCGAAAAAAATAAGTAAAGCTTCTATGGCAAGCGATAAAACTATAATTAAATGCTCCTTTTGTGGTCGTGATAAACGCGATACATCAATGCTTATTGCTGGTATAACTGGTCATATTTGCGACAAGTGTATTGATCAAGCTTATGCTATAGTTCGTGAAGAATCAACCAGTTCAGAATCTAAAAATCTGAACCATAAAATCACTTTATTAAAACCAATTGAAATAAAAAATCATCTTGACGAATATATTATTGGACAGGATGCTTCAAAAAAAGTGCTGAGTGTAGCTGTATATAATCACTACAAACGCATCATGCAAAAGCCCACTAAAGGTGCAGAAGATGTGGAAATTGAGAAATCGAATATTATAATGGTTGGTGAAACGGGCACTGGTAAAACCTTGCTGGCGCGAACTATAGCCAAAATATTAAATGTTCCTTTTTGTATTGCCGACGCTACTGTGCTTACAGAAGCCGGCTATGTTGGTGAAGATGTTGAAAGCATTTTAGTGCGTTTACTTCAAACTGCCGATTATGATGTAGCTGCTGCTGAAAGAGGTATTATTTTTATTGATGAAGTGGATAAGATTGCACGCAAAAGTGACAATCCTTCAATTACCAGAGATGTTTCAGGAGAAGGCGTTCAACAAGCTTTGTTAAAATTACTGGAAGGTGCGGTTGTCAATGTTCCACCTCAAGGAGGAAGGAAACATCCTGAACAGAAAATGGTGGCGATAAATACCAAAAATATATTATTTATTTGCGGTGGTGCATTTGACGGTATTGAGAAAAAGATTGCACGAAGAATGAGTGCAAATACCTTGGGTTATAAATCACAACTCGTTAATGACGAAATTGATAAAGCCAATTTATTGCAATACATCACACCACTTGATCTGAAAAATTTTGGTTTAATACCTGAGTTAATCGGTAGACTTCCTGTTCTTACACATTTAAATCCGCTCGATAAAAGTGCGTTAAGACGAATTCTAACTGAACCAAAAAATTCATTAATAAAGCAATATATCAAGCTTTTTGAAATGGATAAAGTCACCTTAAGTTTTGATAAGGCTGTGTTGGATTTAATTGTTGATAAGGCACTTGAATTTAAGCTAGGAGCAAGGGGTTTAAGATCTATTTGCGAAGCTATAATGACTGATGCAATGTTTGAAATTCCTTCTTTGCAAGAAAAGGAATTGAAAATAACGCAGCGTTACGCCAGCGAGAAATTGCAAAAATCAACTATTAATAAATTAAAAGTTGCCTAACTTATTCCAAAGATTTGGTAAAATCTTCTAAACTAGGAAACACCCAATCAATTATATTTGCTTGGGTGTTTTTAGTTTTAATAGAATTGATAAAAGCAGTTTTCATCCCGGCATTTTTTCCAAATTCCATGTCCGATATAGAATCACCAACCATGATCGACTTACTGAAATCGATTTCAGGAAAATCTTTTTTTGCTTGTAAGGCCATACCAATATTAGGTTTCCGATAAACTGAATTTTCAGCATGCAACGCAGGACAATAATAAACCTTGTCAATTTTACATCCTGAATTCAGAAATTCTGTTTGCATTTTAGTATGTATTTCTGCTAAATCATGTTCAGTAAATAATCCCTTTCCAATACCTTGCTGATTGGTAACAACTAAAATGCGATTAAATTTTTTACGCAAAATAGGCATTGACGAAAGCACACCGGAAATAAAATGAAAGTCATTCCAACGTTTTATATAATCGTTATCAACTTTCGTATTGATTACTCCATCACGGTCAAGGAACAATGTCCAGGAAGCATCAAAATTGGTAAGTCTTAAATTCATTTTGTGCACGTAAGTAATCTTCAGGAATTCCAATATCAATAAAATACTTATTGCTTACGAAGCCCAAAAAATTTATATGTTCCAGATATTTTTCAAAAAAATCTTTTTCAATACTAAAAGTGCTTGGGAAATTAATACTTGTAAATAGTGGTATGTTTATTAAGTAAACTCCTCCATTAATATATCCGTTTTTTGAAACACCAGTTTTCTTTTCTTCGAATCCGGTTATTCTAAACCGATGGTCAATATTTACTTTACCAAACCTTCCTATTTCGTCACAGTACTTTAACGCTAAAGTAATTTGAGCGTTATTTTTGACATGAAACGCACTTAATTGAAATAAATCAACACTAAATAAGGTATCACCGTTTAATACTAATACAGTGTCTGCATTACATTTTTGTAAAGCAAGTTTTACTCCACCTCCCGTACCTAGTGGTTCGTTTTCATAACTATAAAGTAGTTCAATTCCCAGGTAATTTTTTCCAAAATGTTCTTCAATACTCCGAGTTAGTGGCGATACTGATAGTATAACTCTTGGTATTTGGTAAAAGCGTAAATATTGAAAAATATAGTGCAAAAACGGCTTGCCATTAATTAAAGCCATAGGCTTAGGAGTATTTCCTAATACAGGTTGTAAGCGTGTACCCAAACCTCCTGCGAGAATAATTGCTTCTTTAATCATTTAATAAATCCATCCAAAAATAGTGATTCATTTTAGTTCCTTGAGGTCAAATACAGATCTAAATTGTCCATGAATTTAATCCTTCTTTTGTAAAGGAATACTTTTTCTCATATCCACCAAACTGCTGCAACGATTCAATCACTTTATAGCGGCTATTTCCCGGACAATAAAAAACCATAAAACCACCACCTCCCGCTCCTGAAATTTTACCTCCTGTTGCTCCATTCTCAATAGCTGTAGAATAAATTTTATCAATAAATTCATTCGTAATTCCTTCTGTCAATCCTTTTTTATTTTGCCATCCAAAGTCCAATATTCTACCTACTTCGTTGATATCACCTTTTAACAGTACCTCTTTCATTAATGAAGCTTGCTTTTTTAATTGATGGGTTGCTTCAATTGCATTTGAATTATCAGAGATAACATGCTTCACTTGTGACTCAATTATATCACTACTAAATCGATTGGTTTCGGTGTAATAAAGCAATAAGTTATGTGCTAATTCTTTTAAGTATTGATCTTTTATATTTAATGGATTTACAATTACTTTATCATCGCTATAAAACTCCATGAAATTTACTCCACCAAATGTAGCCGAATATTGATCTTGGCGTCCTCCGGCCATCTTCATGTCAACTCGTTCAATTTCATATGCAAGGTGAGCAATGTCATATTCTCCTAATGGCAATTTTAACCATTCAGTAAATGCTCCCAATATAGCCACAACTAAGGTTGATGACGATCCTAATCCGGAACCTGCTGGTGCATCAATATAGGTACTTAATTTAAATGAAAGAGGTTCAAGTGAAAACTTACGGACGACTTTTTCATAAACAGCCTTTATTAATTCAAGTTTTCCATCCTTTGGAAGTACAAAATCACTAGAGTAGGAGACACTTACTTTACGGTCTATCGATTCAATTTGAATGTTCTTTTCAGTTGTAGGTTCTATGCTAGCATATGCGTATAAATTTATAGTTGCGTTTAATATTGCTCCTCCAAATCGATCGCAATATGGACTAACATCAGTTCCTCCACCTGCTAGTCCTAATCTTAATGGGGCTTTACTTCTTACGATCATTCTTTGATTGTATTAAGTGACCCAATTGTGTTATTGTCTCTATCATTGAATTCCAGGAGTATTTTTTCTTTTCTTCAGCTGCATTTTTACTAAATTCTTCCTCCTTATTTAATCTGTAAAAATTTATTAAAGCTTCAGCAATTGAACCACTGTCTGAGTTTACAACATATCCTACTTTACCGTCTGGAATCATTTCTGGTAATCCTCCAACATTAGTAACTATCATAGGCTTGTTAAAATGATATGCAATCTGTGTAACCCCACTTTGTGTTGCAGTTTTATAGGGCTGAACGACCAAATCTGATGCGCAAAAATAGCGACTAACCTCATTATTGGGAATAAAGTTAGTTCGTTCGATTACTGAATTTTCAAGATTTAATTGCTTAATCAAATCACGGTATGGTTTCGGATCTGAATAATATTCTCCGGCAATAATCAATTTAATTTTCAATTTACGAACATCGCTCTCAGATATTGCCTGAAGTAATAAATCTAATCCTTTATAGTCGCGAATAAATCCAAAAAATAAAATGTAATTTTCTGAAGAGTTTAAGCCAAGCGCTTTTTTCGCAGATTCCTTTGTAAGCATTTCTCCAAAATTATCGTACAACGGATGCGGACAAAACAATTTAGGTTTACCCGAATCAAATTCCTTTAATTCAGATAGAACTGATCGACTCATCGTAATAAATCCATCAACAGATTTTGCATAGTATTTTGATAAAATGCGATCACCGGGTCTCTTTTCATGCGGCAATATATTGTCTGTTATAGAAACAACTTTTGAGTGTTTGTTTAAACGAATTATGCGTGCAATTGTACCAAGACATGGAGCCATAAACGGAATCCAATACCGTATAATTACAATATCTGCTTTTTCCTTTTTTAATTTTAACCCAATTCTTATCCAATTAATGGGGTTGATTGAATTAATTGCTGTTTCAATTGTAATTTTTGCTGGCGACGCTTCTTCTGAAAATTGTGTTTTACCTGGGAATAAAAAGCTAGGATATTGTAAACTAAAAGAAACAATCTTGGCTTTATCGCCTCTTTCCAAATATGCCAGGCAAAGTCGTTCATTGAAAGTTGATATTCCTCCCCCTCTTAATGGATATGCCGAACCGATGATTGTTATTTTCAATGGAGCTTCGTTTAGATAATTAGGAACGAAAGTTTAGCTGATATTGTCGGTTTTCCTTTCAATTAAATATTGATTTCTTGTTGGAGAATTTCTTGAAATCAACTCTCCTAAAAAACCTGCTAGAAATAACATAGTGCCAAGAACCATGGTAGTTAATGCAATATAAAATGAAGGACGTTGTGTAATCAATAATGCTGGTTCATTTTGATAAACCAGATACAACTTATTAGCACCCAAATAAAATGCTACCATAAATCCTATTAAAAACATAATGGTACCCAAAAATCCAAAAAGATGCATAGGACGTTTGCCAAACTTTGAAACAAAAGATATCGATAATAAATCGAGAAATCCATTGATAAATCGTTCAAGACCAAATTTGGTTGTTCCGTATTTTCTTTCTTGGTGTTGTACTTCTTTCTCACTAATTTTTGTAAAGCCTGCCCATTTAGCAATTACAGGTATGTATCGATGCATTTCACCGTATACTTCAATACTCTTTACAACCTCCGATCGGTATGCTTTTAATCCACAATTAAAATCGTGTAAGTGAATCCCACTCATTTTTCGGGTAGCATAGTTAAATAGTTTGGTAGGCAAGGTTTTTGAAATTGGATCGTATCTCTTTTTCTTCCAACCAGAAACTAAATCATAACCATCTTCAAGTATCATTTTTCGCAATTCTGGAATCTCATCCGGACTATCTTGTAAATCAGCATCCATCGTAATTATCACCTTCCCGATTGCGGCTTCAAATCCAACATTCAATGCTGCACTTTTACCATAATTTCTTCTAAACTTAATTCCTTTTACGCAAGCGTTTTCTTTGGTTAACGATTCTATTTTTTTCCAACTACCATCTTTACTTCCATCATCAATAAATAAAATCTCATAGCTGTAATTGTGCGAATTCATAACGCGAACTATCCAATCAGTTAGTTCCTGTAATGATTCTTCTTCGTTTAATAGTGGAATAACAAGGGATAAATCCATTATTGATTTTGTTGAATAAAGTTGTCAAAAGAGTTGGAAGATGGAGTGTTACGTTTTACAAAACCCGAAATAATAAGCGATAAAACAGATCCCCAAAAAGTATAACTCAAAACAAATATTAAAGCAAATGCCAAAGGATTATTAATCACCTTCATCATTTCCATTGCTTTCTCCGCTTTAGCATCATCATCCGGATACTCCTTCATAATGTTTTCTTCAATTTCCAACATAATTGAATCAAGTATTGTAGAATCTACAAATTTCAGGTAGAGAAAAGCTGCAAAAGCAATTAATACACCTGCGAAAAAGGAAATTAAAACTCCAGAATAAAAGGAGGTTCCATAACTAATACTTCCATTTAACGCTTGATCGCGATATTTGCTACAACCAACAAAAATGGCAATTCCAAGCACTATGTAACCAACTACACTAATAAACGATGACAACTCTTTTCCTAAAAATCCACCTACAATAAACAGTAAAAAAAGTATGGTGCCTGCCATACCACCATAATTCATTGAATTTAACGAAAGAGTGATTTTTTTTTCTTCCATATCTGTTTCTAAACCCTTATCAGTTGGCAAATATAGAAATTAATCGTACAAAATAACGGGCGAGATATTGTGTGGTCTAACTAAAAAAATTACTTTTGCGCCGGGTAAGTCTCTTACGACCAGCTCCTGTTGAACTCCCCCAGGTTTGGAAGAAAGCAAGGGTAAATGGTTGAGCGGTGCGATAAGAGTAGCTTACCCATTTTTTTTTAACTCAATTGATACTTTAATCAAGTATAACTTCCACATATAAGCATCATTTATTAGTTTTATTTTTTTGATAAGTTAAATCAAGTTAATTAATGATACAGATAAAACATGGACAACGTTTTGAAACCCATTAGATATGTAGCACTTGGCGATTCATATACAATTTGTGAAGGCGCTGCGTGGGAAGAATCGTGGCCTTTTCTATTGACCCAGAATCTAAACCAAATTGGAATTCCTTTTGAATTAATAGCAAATCCTTCTGTTACTGGATGGACAACAAAGGATCTTATTGAAAAGGAATTAACAATTTACGATGAATCAAAGCCTGATTTTGCAACCTTATTGATAGGAGTAAACGACTGGGTTCAGCTAATTACGATTCAACAATTTAAAGAAAACTTGCAGTATATTATATCAAGGATGCTAAGCCAGTTGGAGAAACAAACCAATTTGGTACTTATTACCATTCCTGATTTTGGTGTTACTCCCAAGGGAGCTAATTATAGCAATGGTAGGAATATCGCCGATGGTATTTCTGAATTTAACCAGGTTATCATAGAGGAGGCGAAAAATAGGAATTTGAAGTGTATAGATATTTTTCCAATAAGTCAACAAATGAAGGACAAACCAGAGCTTATCTCAGTTGACGAACTTCACCCATCAGCAAAAGAATATGCTTTATGGGAAGAATTGATTTTTCCGGTTGTTGCAAACCATTTTAATAAATAACATGATTCCCAAAATAGAAGATCTGCCTAAGCTAGTTGCAAACACAAAAACCAATACTCAGAAGCTTTTTACCAAACTTAAAAGAACCCAACCAGGTAGTTTAGATACAACGGTTCAGAGTATACACGAGGAAGTTTTTTCCGAAATGAATTGTTTGACATGTGCCAATTGTTGTAAAACTACCAGTCCAATATTTTATCAAAAGGATATTGAACGCTTATCAAAACTCTTTAGAATCAAACCTTCTCAGTTTATTCAAAATTATTTGCACATTGATGCGGAACAGGATTTTGTATTGAATGTTACACCATGTCCTTTTTTAGATGAGGATAATTTGTGCAGCGTTTATGAACAAAGACCAACGGCATGTCGAGAATATCCACATACTAATAGAAAGCGATTTTATCAATTGTTGGATCTTACACAAAGAAATACAGCAGTTTGTCCTGCAGCTTTTGAGATCGTAGAAAGATTGAAAAAAAACTATCAAAACAAATCTCATTAGTATTACTTCTTTGGCGCTTTAGGTGTTTTTCAATTCTAAATTAGCACCATCAAACAGTTCTAATAATATTGAAGGAGTATGATTTATACTACAAAAAAATTTGAAAATGCCGGCTTCATTTTGGATTGAGTTAACCGCAAGCTTGCTGGGATTGATAAGTGTTTGGTTGGTTACTAAACAAAATAACTGGTGTTGGCCTACAGGTATTGTAATGGTAATAATTTATGTGTTTATTTTTTACCAAAACAAATTATATTCTGATATGTTATTGCAGATTTTTTTTGTTGTGATGCAGATTTATGGATGGTATACATGGTCAAATAGCAGCAATAACACTATTAAACTTGAGGTTACTTGGCTTACTTTTAAAGAGCAACTTCAATGGATAGTAGGCACAATTATATTATCGATACTGATAGGATTTTGTATGAAGCGATTTACGAATGCCGATTTGCCATATATTGATGCTGCAACGGCAGCAATGAGCATCACAGCACAATGGCTTATGACACGAAAAAAAATAGAAAATTGGTTGTATTGGATAATTGCAGACCTTATTTATATTGCCATGTATCTAGTTAAAGGTCTATACTTCACTACCGTTTTATACTTTGTATTTTTGATTTTGGCGTATAAAGGATTTATTACCTGGAAAAATCACTTTGCTAGATTGAAAAAAAATTAGTTTAGTCAAGCTCTCCTAACATTTCTGAAGCAGGATAAACATACTTCCCATTTCCCTTTGAAATTTCAATAAGCAATTTTTTGGCTTCATTTTTTTTATTTGCATCAAGTAGGTTCATTGCTTTCAACCATCTTGTTTCATCCCAGTAAGGTGATTTTTTATTCTTTAGAATAGTATCAAAATAAGCAGTGGATCCATTAAAATTCTTATTCAACCTTTCAGTTTTACCAAGGGTAAATAAAACTTCTTCATTATTAGGAGTTGTTTGTAGTTGCTGAGTTAATTTGTCAATAGCCGATGAGAAATTTTTATTTCTTATATCTTCTTTTGCAGATTCTATAAGATTTGTACCAGTGTATTTAAAATTTTTGTCTACTGTTGTTTTGTTAGTAGTTTTAATTGTTCGTGGTTCTGCCGATTCAGCAGCCTGTGGAATGCCTTGTATTGCAGTGGAAGATTCTTTTATTGATTTGTCGATATCACCATTGTTTTCAATAGCTGCATCTGCCTGTTCAAAATTTGAATTTGTACTAGCCATTTCCGAATCAAAAACTGCTTTACCAGATGTTAGATTAGCTCCGCTACTGCTTGTAATATCAATTTCAGAATCATTAGATCTTGGAACTTCAGTAGATTTTTTAACTTTTTCTAAGATGGGTGTTTCAACAACTTTGTTTTCGTGAGGTTTTTCAATATTACTGGATTCAATTTGTTGAGAACCGGTTTCAAACTGAGTTATAGTAGTTGCTGAACTATCATTAAGTAAATCTTTACTGCCTGATTTCTCACTAATTTGAACAACCGAATCTTTGGTATTTTCTTTAAGGAAGTAATTAAAAAGTAATCCAACCCCAAATAAGATCAAAATTGTAGCAGCAATTGAATACCTATTAAAATAAAATTCGGGTCTTATTGTTTTAGGTGATGGATTTACTGTTTTGTTTAATTCGATTATATCATTTTTAAATGTTGAAATTGATTCACTGTTTTGCAATCCTTCTATAAAATCAGAACACATTTCACAAGTAGTAAGATGATGTTCTATAGTGCGTGTGTTATTCTTACTCAAAATCTTTTGGTAATAGGCAATTAATTGCTCATCTGAAGGGCAATCTTCTTCAATAAAAATGTTTTCTAAATTAATTTTTGTGGACATTCTTTTTGCTGATTAATATTTTTAGGTTACGCTTTCCATTTTGAATGAAACTTTTAACACTTTTCAAATCATACCCGGTAATATTTGATATTTCTTGATAACTCATTTCCTTGATATAAAATAACTCTATACACACTTTTTGTTCATTGTTTAATTCAGTCATTGCATGTTCTAAGGAAGTTAACAAATCTTCCTTTTCAATTTCTTCTAATTGATGTAAGGATTGATTAAAATCCATACTTGGTTGAATAAAATGTATCTGGTCTGAACTAATTTCAATAATGCCTTTGTTCTTGCGAAGATGCATCAAACAGTAATTCTTAGTTACTGTATGCAGCCAGCTTTTGAAATTGGTTATTGTGTGTTTTTTTAGATCGTTAGTTAACTTTTCAAAAATCTGCATGGAAGCATCCTTACTTTCATCGCGGTCATTTAGATACTTTAAACATACTGCATAAACAAAAGAGGAATATCTAGTAAATAGAATACCAAAGCACTCAACGTCATTAGATTGAGCATAACGAAGCACTAATTCTGTATCAGAAAGTAAATGATGATTTATAGTATTGGAATTCAAGTTTTTAAAAAATAATCAATCAAAAAACAAAAAAAATTTCATGAAAATTATGGAATTGATTTTCTGATTACATCTATGTTGGTAAAAATAAAATATTATCTCATCAATTAATAACTAAAATTATGAAAGCAAAACAGAGAATTTCAAGAAGAATTTTAATATGTACAATTTTTACTTCTTTTCTAGTTACAAATGTATTTGCAGAAGTTGAAAAAAAAGTAAAAAGCAAGGTCGAAAAAGCAGTTGTATTTCTTCAAGGTGCACAATTGTTTAGTTCGGCCGATTTTTCTATTCCAGCCGGAACAAGTACTCTGATTTTTGAAGGAGTATCACCATTTATTGATGCTCAAACACTTCAAGCTACAGGAACAGGTGATTTAGTTATATTGGATGTTATGCATACATTAAAGTATCCTGAGTTAAAATCAGCTATTTTGCACTTACCAACTAAAAATTCGAAACAAATAAAATTGGTTCAAGATTCTATTTTGGAGTTAGCATGGAAGTTAGAAGAGTTAGCGGATAGAAAATCGGCATTTACTATTGAAAAAAATACTTTGTTAAACAATCGTTTAATTAAAGGTGAAAGTAAAAGAGATTCATTGGCATTATTGAAGGATGCACTTGATTATTTAAGAAATAGACTAAACAATATAAACACTGAAGTGTTGAGGCTCAAAAGAGAGGAGCAGATTTTAGTTTACAAAAAAGGCAAATTAGAGGAACGTCTTTCAATTCTTAACGAAGAAGAAGCTAATGCTGGAGTAGAAAATCCTCAACAAAAGGAAGGAGCAGTAAATCAGGTCATTGTAACAGTGAGTTCATTATTTGCAACAAATACTACAATTAAAATTAATTATTTTGTGACAAATGCAGGTTGGACACCAAGTTATGATTTAAGAGCAGGCTCTGAATCTAAAAATATTAAATTAGATCAGCGGGCTAGTGTTTATCAAAATTCAGGAGTAGATTGGAATGATGCAAGTTTAATACTTTCAACAGGTACACCAGGACAAGGTAATACAAAACCGACCCTTGGTGCGAAAATATTAAGCTATAATTTACCAAGAACATACAAATATTCTGAATCCGCAGCTCCAGCGATGTTGGAAAAATCACTGTCCTATTCTAACAATGGAGCTTTATTAGATGATAATAATTCAGCCAAAACTGCTTCTGAATATACAGTTATTGTTGAAAATCCAATTCGTGTTGAATATGTAATTAAATTAAAATACTCTATCCCTTCAGATAATAAACAACATCAAGTTTTAATACAAAGTAAGGAGTTGGAGACTGAATTCGTTTATTCTGCAATACCAAAATTAGATGCAAATGCATTTTTTATAGCAAAGATCACAGATTGGGAGTCATTAAACTTACTTTCTGGTACAGCCCGAATATATTTTGATGGGTCTTTTATTGGCAATACAAGCATTAATCCTAGTCTTGCGAAAGATACCTTAGAATTAAATATGGGACGTGACAATAATTTAGTATTAGAATACAAAAAAATTAAGGATAGAAGTAATGAAAAGATT containing:
- a CDS encoding mucoidy inhibitor MuiA family protein — encoded protein: MKAKQRISRRILICTIFTSFLVTNVFAEVEKKVKSKVEKAVVFLQGAQLFSSADFSIPAGTSTLIFEGVSPFIDAQTLQATGTGDLVILDVMHTLKYPELKSAILHLPTKNSKQIKLVQDSILELAWKLEELADRKSAFTIEKNTLLNNRLIKGESKRDSLALLKDALDYLRNRLNNINTEVLRLKREEQILVYKKGKLEERLSILNEEEANAGVENPQQKEGAVNQVIVTVSSLFATNTTIKINYFVTNAGWTPSYDLRAGSESKNIKLDQRASVYQNSGVDWNDASLILSTGTPGQGNTKPTLGAKILSYNLPRTYKYSESAAPAMLEKSLSYSNNGALLDDNNSAKTASEYTVIVENPIRVEYVIKLKYSIPSDNKQHQVLIQSKELETEFVYSAIPKLDANAFFIAKITDWESLNLLSGTARIYFDGSFIGNTSINPSLAKDTLELNMGRDNNLVLEYKKIKDRSNEKIFNNDKTLSFTYEITIRNTKSTAIKLEIEDQIPISQNEEIKIELLESSKAELNSDSGQLKWQISLKPKEVRKIIFSYKVTYPKSKQLAGL